The Peptococcaceae bacterium 1198_IL3148 nucleotide sequence CCAACCACTGTATTGGAAGACGCCACTGTACCCCGTAGCAATATTACAGAAATGCTGATGGCCATTGAAGAAATCGCTAAAAAATATAATTTAAACATTGGTACCTTTGGTCATGCCGGCGATGGTAATTTGCATCCAACCATCTTGACCGATGCTCGGGACAAAGAAGAAATGGAACGGGTACACAAAGCGGTGGATGAAATCTTTAAAAAGGCCCTTGCACTTGGTGGTACACTATCCGGTGAACATGGTATAGGTATGGCTAAATCTAAATACCTGGAATGGGAGCTGGGTGAAAACGGCATTGAAGTGCTAAATAAAATTAAAAATGCTTTAGATCCAGAAGGAATTTTAAACCCTGGAAAAATGGCTTCCAAATAAAAAGGGGGGGTAATGGTGAGTTATCTAAAACAATTTCCTGAAATAGAACAAGAAACAGTCAAATGCATGAAATGTGGTAACTGTCAAGAAGTTTGCCCTCTATATAAGGAGACGCGCTTTGAAGGTGCTGTGGCCCGAGGTAAAGTGAAGCTTACTGAATCGGTTTTAAATGGCGACTTAACATATACCGATAAGTTAGCCAAAATATTTGATACCTGTCTGCAATGTAAGGCCTGTTCTGCCCACTGCCCCTGCGGTGTGCAACCAGACAAAATTGTACTGGCGGCCAGAGCTAAACTGGCCAAGGAACGTGGTCTACCAACTGTTAAAAAGCTAATTTTTAAAGGTTTGTCTGCCCCATCATTATTTAAGACTGGTATGTCAGTGGGAGCTAAAACCCAAGGATTATTCTTTAAGAAGAGTAAGGATGGTATGAGCCCCAGGGTACCCATCAGTGGTTTGGTATTACGCCGGGTAATTCCTACTCTGGCAAGCAAATCATTCTTGGCTAGTGTATCGGAAAATAACAAAGTAGCCAACCCCGTTAAAAAAGTAGCTTTTTTTGCCGGCTGTACCACTAACTTTATTTATCCCACAGTTGGTCAAGCGCTGATAGATGTAATGAAAGCCAATAATGTTGAAGTGGTGGTACCTAAAGCCCAACACTGTTGCGGTACACCAGTTTTAATGCATGGTGATACCGACACCGCCACCGCAATGGCCAAATCCCATGTTGATATTTTTAGC carries:
- a CDS encoding (Fe-S)-binding protein, translated to MSYLKQFPEIEQETVKCMKCGNCQEVCPLYKETRFEGAVARGKVKLTESVLNGDLTYTDKLAKIFDTCLQCKACSAHCPCGVQPDKIVLAARAKLAKERGLPTVKKLIFKGLSAPSLFKTGMSVGAKTQGLFFKKSKDGMSPRVPISGLVLRRVIPTLASKSFLASVSENNKVANPVKKVAFFAGCTTNFIYPTVGQALIDVMKANNVEVVVPKAQHCCGTPVLMHGDTDTATAMAKSHVDIFSQYDVDAIISVCGTCGEAFAKHYPELLKDIPAYSEKANQLAKKTYDFAQFLVDVIGLDKNKLGTVDATVTYHEPCHIGRGMNAGKQQVEIINSIPGVKYKPLKQPNRCCGGAGSFSLTHYDLSYKVLQRKMEDVKSTDAEYLITGCGSCRMQLGDGLAQEKMPQRLMHTVELLAKSYNNGK